One Arvicanthis niloticus isolate mArvNil1 chromosome X, mArvNil1.pat.X, whole genome shotgun sequence genomic window, TAaccatgatttttttcatttaaggaaagaaaaaaagcttttgtcttgttttgtttgtagacAAGCTATcgttatgtagtccaggctggcctgactCATTTTGTAAACTAGACTGTCTCAAACTCATGGAGTTTGACCTATGAGTAACACCTGTCTCGGCCTCCTGGAtattggaattaaaggtatgcacctccCTCCCTGGCAAGGAAAGTTTTATATTACCAAACTCTATTGAGATTCACAGCAACTATATACACTTCTTTTTTGTTGCAAGAAGGATTAAAAAGCTGGGCAGTTGTGGTGCCTTGTTCCcagtagtcaggaggcagaggtaggcaatctctatgagttcaaggctagcctagtctacagagcaaattctaggtcaaccagggctacaaaatgaaacactgtctcaaaaaaccaaaataaaataatgattaaaaaaaggattaaaaaatactttaaaatagagaaaaataattataaatttaattataatttggCTAATGgtttcatgtttaaaagatgCATAAATaactataaacttaaaaaaacaaaatgtcatggcctggggctagagagatgattcagaggttaagagtgcttgttgctcttgcagaggatggggctcagttcccagcacccacatggcaactcacagccatctgtaactccagttccaaggaatctgatgctgtcttctgacatccataggtaccaggcatatacatggtacatacatacatacatacttacatacttacatgcatacatataaacaaaatacccatgcatataaaatgcccaaattttaaaaaaaatcattagacatattataaaacagtaataattattgaaatataataacaaaataatatatacaaaccTGTGAAATCCTTACCAACTGTAGAGAATAATTTGTagttttaacttttcattttagaaaagaaataattagcTAGAGCCCAATTCActaaattagaaaaagaacaaacaagaggAAACtagatgaaaaagaaatacagataaaatgactaagagagaagaaagcagggctggagagatggctcagtaagtaaaaaGTAAACTGCTTGCTATGCAACCCATAGACCTAAATTCTATCTGTAGCACCTAAATAAAAGCTGGACATGGCCTCCAGTGCTGGGGAAGGTTGATCACGTGGGCTGGCTGATCAGGCGTCAGTAACAcctcttgtctcaaaacaaaacagcatcaacaacaaaaacccgacgaaacaaaagacagaaagtaCACGTGTCCTAAAGACTAATATTTGCCCTGTCCTCCCACCCCTAAAGAATGTGGAAGCCttgttaaaaatcaaaataaggaaATTCGTTTAAAATTACTATAATTTGTCATCACATTGTCATAGGAATGAGGAAAATATACTTATGCAAGTAGATACAGACAAATTATTTcgtgaaaacaaaagcaaaacaaaaaacccctccaTACCAATTCACAATAAATCCTCTCACCAAACTAGGAATACAACCTAatttctagccaggcagtggctttaatcccagcactcaggaagcagaggcagttgatgtctgagtttgaggccagcctggtctacagagtgagtcctaggacagccaaggctacatagagaaaccctgtctcgaaaaagaaaaaaaaaacaacaactaatTTTCTTGGACAAATTAAAAAAGTACACGttagaaaaaaaaggcagagccattataatataattaaaaaaaaacagcttattactaaaaaaataattcagaaaggATACTTGTTATAAAGTTGGTATAAAGGTACCCATCATTCTCCCTTTAACTGGCAACAATTAGAAAATGGGGTTTAAAAGACTCACTTTTCAGTAAGAACAGATACTATAATGTAATCAGTCGGCAGTACATTTACTAAACTGTTTTATAGATTTGCACGGTTATTTTTAGTGCATATGGTTCCATATACTTCAGAAAATGTTTCAATTTATCATTACTGCTAGCTTTCGGGGGTTTGTCTGATTATTTTGAACATGCCATTATCaactcctttttcctcctttacgggcatttttattaaaaagtaaaactgatTACCTTTAGCATCGCATCACAACTTCGAGGTGCGGGACACCAGCAAAAGCAGGATAGCATTGGAAAGAATCTTCATGGTCTTCAATGGGTGAACTATTTTACAAACGCACCAAGGAAACAGAGCCATACTGCAATCCCTCACAAACTGGAAAACAGGAAAAGGTAAAGTCCTTTCTTCTGTCACTTGTCTGCCTCATTTTCCCCTGGCCTTTTCAGTTCCTTATGTCCCTTTCAGCTCCCAACTCAATGGTGCATtcctacacttgatcttagccaaaaggccgagaAGTGATTGCATTCCTATTAAATAACTGGGTACGCAGAATTAGGGAGTATGTTCTGCACAGCAGCTAACAGCATCAATTCTGGAaccaagcattttcttttttaatcaaaaCACAACATGGCCACTTAAGTGTCTCATAACTTGTGGCAACTTATAGGCCTATACAAACATCCTTTAGTGGGGTTGTAATTAAACGCAAGCATGCGGAATCCTTTAGAAAAAGATGGTTCctgtgcacacgcacgcacgcacacacacacacattcaacaaGTATCCGCCATTACAATTGTGTATGCTTTAAATCACTGGGGAGAAATTGCGTAGCTCCTAAATGCTTCTTGTCCTGAATAGCCCCCTTTGTTTTCTAGGTGAGCATTTCTTTCCCTATTGCCTGTTAAATTACCATTTTCCCTTTGAATAGAGGTAAAAATGAGGGAAGGATGGGCCTATTGGAATGACAATCCACTTTTAGGTGAAATgggactccatttttttttttttatgctttagAAACAAACCTGATACCCAGAACGTGCACATTTGTCAATGTTATTCAGTGACTAGCTTAAATATCTATTTTACTCCTGCTATGCTTTGGTCATCTGTCCCCCACACCTCCCTGTACAAGGCCTAACCACAGCAAGGACCCTGTAAAGATTTATGGTAAGAGATGAAGAAGGGATTGTGAGCTTTGAGTcaaacttgtttgtttttaacataagCCTCATTCAAATAGGCTATTAGTTTCATGAAAATAAGAATTAGAGTCTCAAAACACAATAGTACTTATTTATTTGGACATCTCCTATGCTACTCATTCATCCAGAATAAACTGCGTAGTCGCAAAACAGTCAAGGCCTACAGCCCTGTATCACACACACTTCTCTCACAGACTTAGAATTACAGCCACGCTGCCCCAGAACAATCTTGGCCTCTGGCTTTCATTCTGCAAACACTAGgcttaaaaaaaatccatcccAACACATATGGTAGATGTCATTCATCCTTTAAGACCCATCCCAAAATTCCCCCTTCCTCTTTGATGGCTCTTGATGACTAACAGGCATCCTCTATCAAGAGCCATCTCCACCATCCATGATTCCTGAATATCTTGAACAAGCACAGTTGTATGGTACTTGGGTTTGATCATCATATTATAACTTGCTTTTACTTACTAAATCTCATTTTACACAGGAAAAAAACCCCTAGTTCTCAAAGCTCACTTTATAATCTCCTCTGGGTAATAGGCATTAGGCCTTGAGTACATCCTTACTCTTGGTCTTGAGCTAagcatttttaaatggaaaaaaatttcaatataCACAAAAATAGAGAGAAGAGTATAGTAAATCCCCAGCCAGTTTTAATTTGtcaactaaattaaattaaacattcAATCACTGAACATTCTGTTAGTATCTCCCTACACCTTGGCCTGCCACGAAAATCAAAACactgcagtttttaaaaattacaattaacTCATGTAAAATATCTTAATTACTCAATGCGGTCAAATATCTATTTCATCCaagcatacttttaaaaaaagaaaaaggaaggcctTTCAACACCTGTatgttgtttctcttctttttgaatttgttgaaagaacaagaaaaacggGGAAGAGCTGAGAAAGGCATAATTAAGTTTCAGAGAGCCTGGTTGTCccagatgagaaagaaagaatctgACCTGGTTTCGgctgggaaaaaaatctatttcactACTTCTCCGGAGGAGGAGGGTGCGACTTGAGTCCAGGAGATGCAGGAGGAGGCGCCGAGGGGAGAGTGGTACTACCACCACTGGGAGTCCCCTCAGGATAATCCCACCGTGGAGCCAGGACACAGCGCTTTTTTGGAGGCTTCGGTTCCCGCGTATTTCCTGGTGGGAGCGTGGATCTCCCGGAGGCACAAGGTTGGTCCCCCATAGGTATGACCGGACCAGAGCGTTAATTTTCTCCGGTGGGCCCTGGCAAGGCCGAGATCTGAGATGGCGGATCCCCTCCAGGCACAGGGCTGGCTTCCTCCTGGTTTCGCTGTTACCGTATTTCCTGTATCCTGAGACGTATATCCCTTCTCCGCCTCCTCAGCGCTCCGTTCCCCAGCCCGTTTTAACCTTTCCACGAGAATggaatgccaaaaaaaaaaaaaaaaaaaaaaaaaaaaaaaaaaaaaagtgcgtATTTAGTAAAATGTTTTTCCACAGCACGTCTCTCCCACAGTTTAATTAGCTGTATGGAGAGTTTTAtacagtttaattttaaaaatactaatttgcCTGTAACTTGCCAACTGGGCACGTGTTAATGAATGGCTGTGTGGGATGGTCGCGGGGGTGCTGTAACCAAAGAAATTACGTGTTTTACACTGCAGTCGCTTACGCATATCACTGAGCCATGAAAGGTGTACAACCATCTAAGAAGCTGTGTACAAGTTTATTGACTTATTGATTACAGTGTTAAAATTGAAAGCCGAGTGTGGAAAAGTGGATGCACAATAAATTTATCATGTGTCATACAAACCAAGATCTCTGtttacttcatatttttaaaattttgtcatctTCAAAAACtcactgtatttttttctcattccaaCAGCCAAGATCTCTCTGAAAACAGACAACTGGTGGCACTTCATGTTTAATTggcaagattttatttcttttttagggTTACGGGAAAACAATGACTCATCTTACTATTGTGGTTTGTTATATTCTATGTTATATGGTAAGGGACCAGAAACGGTTTCCAAAAGGAAACCAACAAGGCTTCTGAATTTCTTTGACAGGCATCACTCAATACCTTAACCTTAACGTCTATGCCACTTTGCTTATTCACAAACGAAACCATACTTTCCACTACCGCCCTCATTGTTTTCTAGTGGAAAAATCTCAATCCATAATGTCACAAGAACTCTCTTTTTATAAGATGCACTGCTTACAAGGTCCgttgtattttattaattaaattattggGATTTGGGTTTCCACCTATGATAATTTATGTACAAAATGATGCCATATTATGGATAATCCATTTAAGCCAGTTACTGCCATAGCTATCTCACACCTCTAAAATGACTACCTTCCTCTCAGCACCCAGCACAGTTTCTTACATAAATAAGGTACCAATAGATATTTGGTAAAATTCAACGGCcctacatttttttaattaaaaaaattaaatctaataaCATCACttccttttttgccttttctaCCTCCAATATGTCCCCCCAGTTAAGCCCTTATAGAGCAGGGTATCAACTGCTAATACTAGAACCAGAAAAtcgtaatgaaaaaaaaattgagggaTAGTAAGAGAGAGAATGCTTTAGAACCAGAAGAACACCTGTACTTAAACATGATCGCAGTCAACATCCTAGAAATAATAGTTGAAGTTATGGGTGTGGGTACTatgtcaagaaaaaaatagagacagaacTAGAATTGGCTACAAATGGAATTCTGGTAGGTCATGACAGATGGAAGAAAAGCTGTGGTAAAGTTAAAggaaaaagtaaagcaaaaaaaaaatcagaaggctGTGGCTTAGGATTTCTGAAACTTTTGCTGTTGATCTTTAAGGGTAGATGattgtgggtgggtgtgtgtctgACAGTGTACCTGTCAGTACACTGTAGGATGTTAAATAATATTCTAAGTTATGATTATACCAGTAGTACTTTCTACACCTCAGTTATGATAACCAAAAATGCCACAAGGCATTGTCAAATGCCTTCTGGGTAGCCGACCATcctcaatgaaaataattaatcTATGCCTTATCTTCTACATTTGCATTTCAGGGAATGTTAGTCCTCCACTCCGATGTACACTTCAGCTATTATATTATTTAAGTTAAAGACTATATCAGTTCTCAAAATAATCAGCATTGTCATAATTTTTATGCATATTCCCATTACAAATATGCAAGATCACATATACCAGAGTAAAGATTGAGGTTCAATTGTTTCATTGCTGTAGTTTTAGCAAGTTTAGAGAAATGAATGATAGCTTTGGTAAAAATGACAAGGATTAAAATTTCTAGCAAAATCAGGAAGGTTTGATGTATGATAAATTTGACTTGATGTGACACAGTTTCAACTTAGACTGCTATGGactatttataatataattagatttgttttgagttttgcccttttttttgagacagtggtggtttgaatatgcttggcccagagaatggCATTAGTAGGAGGTGTGACCTCGTTGGAGAAAGTATGTAAAGGTAGGAGTGgactttaagaccttcatcctagctacctggaagccagtttcCCCCTGTTTgcctttgtttgttgttgtttgttttttgttttggattttcaagacagggtttctctgtgtagtcctggctgtcctggaactcactctgtagaccaggctggcctcaaactcagaaatcgcccgcctccacctcccaagtgctgggattaaaggtgtgtgccaccactgcctggctgtttttgtttttgttttttagatttattcatttcatgtatgtgagtacattgtcgctgtcttcagacacaccagaagaggtcatcagatcccattacagatgcttgtgagccaccatgtggttgctggggattgaacgcaggacctctggaagagcagtcagttctcttaaccactgagccatctctccagcccctgtttccCTTTgtaacaagatgtagaactctcagctcctcctgcaccatgcttgcctggatgctaccatgttcccaccttgatgattatgaaatgaacctctgaacctgtaagccagccccaattaaatgctgtccttataaaagttgccttggtcatggtgtctgttcacagcagtaaaaccctaactaagacagatatgGTTTCAGTAAGGCTTGGAAAATTACCTTGAATTCTTAGCTTCTTccttccacctctcaagtgctggtattacaggcatttGTCACTACTCCTGGTTTATGTGTTGCTTGAAATGGAACCCTGGACCAAATGAACTACACTCCCagtccatttgtttgtttctgattgTGGTAAAAtacacatttcatatttttcattatCTTAGTCATTTCTACATATACAGGCCAGTAGTGTTAAGTATGTTCACCTAATTCTACAGCCAGTCTCTCAACATTTTATTCTCATTAAACACGCATCCCGTCTTCGCCTTTCCCTAGCAAC contains:
- the Nbdy gene encoding negative regulator of P-body association → MGDQPCASGRSTLPPGNTREPKPPKKRCVLAPRWDYPEGTPSGGSTTLPSAPPPASPGLKSHPPPPEK